A stretch of Plesiomonas shigelloides DNA encodes these proteins:
- a CDS encoding uracil-xanthine permease family protein: MSSQAIETEHLDTTPASTSRRNPDLVYRLDDRPPLPQTLFAAGQHLLAMFVAVITPPLLICQALGLPAADTQRIISMSLFVSGLASFLTIRTLGPIGSGLLSIQGTSFNFLGPIIAGGLALKQGGADVPTMMAALFGTIILASFSEVLLSRILHLAQKVITPLVSGIVVTLIGLTLIQVGLVSIGGGYGALGDGSFGNPKNLLLAGTVLGIIVLLNRQRNPYLRVASLVIAMGAGCLLAWALDMLPTTSHDAPLLMIPTPLYYGLSVDWSLLLPLVLVFLVTSLEAIGDITATSEVSEQPVCGPVYLRRIKGGVLADGLNSALAGLFNSFPNSTFSQNNGVIQMTGVASRYVGYAVAAMLALLGLFPVIATWVLSIPEPVLGGATIVMFGSIAAAGVRIMAREQLDRRAVLIIAISLAMGLGVAQQPQILQFAPEWLKSVLSSGLAAGGLTAIALNLILPAEPR, translated from the coding sequence ATGAGCTCACAAGCTATCGAAACGGAACACCTCGATACCACTCCTGCCAGCACTTCCCGCCGTAATCCGGATCTGGTTTACCGCCTTGACGACCGCCCGCCGCTGCCGCAAACCCTGTTTGCCGCCGGTCAGCATCTGCTGGCAATGTTCGTGGCCGTGATCACCCCGCCTCTGTTGATTTGTCAGGCGCTGGGCCTGCCTGCTGCCGACACCCAACGCATCATCAGCATGTCACTGTTTGTCTCCGGTCTGGCCTCCTTCCTGACCATCCGGACTTTAGGCCCGATTGGCTCCGGTTTACTCTCGATTCAAGGCACCAGTTTCAACTTTTTAGGCCCGATCATCGCCGGTGGCTTGGCGCTCAAACAAGGCGGCGCCGATGTCCCGACCATGATGGCGGCACTGTTTGGCACCATCATTCTGGCCTCCTTTAGCGAAGTGCTGTTATCCCGCATTTTGCATCTGGCACAAAAAGTGATCACCCCGCTGGTCTCCGGCATTGTGGTCACCTTAATTGGCCTGACCCTGATCCAAGTGGGGCTGGTCTCCATCGGTGGCGGCTATGGTGCGCTCGGCGATGGCAGCTTCGGTAACCCGAAAAACCTGCTGCTGGCCGGTACCGTGCTGGGCATTATCGTCCTGCTCAATCGTCAGCGTAATCCATACCTGCGCGTGGCGTCACTGGTAATTGCCATGGGCGCGGGCTGCCTGCTGGCGTGGGCGCTGGATATGCTGCCAACCACCAGCCACGATGCGCCGCTGCTGATGATCCCTACTCCGCTCTACTACGGTCTGAGTGTCGATTGGAGTTTGCTGCTGCCGCTGGTGCTGGTTTTTCTGGTCACCTCGCTGGAAGCGATTGGCGATATCACTGCCACCTCGGAAGTGTCCGAACAACCGGTGTGTGGCCCGGTCTACCTGCGCCGTATCAAAGGCGGCGTGCTGGCCGATGGTTTAAACTCCGCGCTGGCCGGCCTGTTTAATAGCTTCCCGAACTCCACCTTTAGCCAGAACAATGGCGTGATCCAAATGACCGGCGTAGCCAGCCGCTACGTAGGCTATGCCGTGGCCGCCATGCTGGCCCTGCTGGGTCTGTTCCCGGTTATCGCGACCTGGGTGCTGAGTATCCCTGAGCCGGTCTTAGGCGGCGCCACTATCGTGATGTTCGGCTCGATCGCCGCTGCCGGTGTGCGCATCATGGCCCGTGAACAACTGGATCGCCGCGCCGTGCTGATCATCGCTATCTCGTTAGCGATGGGGCTGGGTGTGGCGCAGCAACCACAAATTCTGCAATTTGCCCCTGAGTGGCTAAAAAGCGTGCTGTCATCTGGCCTTGCCGCCGGTGGCCTGACTGCAATTGCCCTGAATCTGATCCTGCCTGCCGAACCACGCTGA
- a CDS encoding AsmA family protein, with the protein MKLLSKFLCTLLILLALALVLAYALLQTPTGAGWLSDLLSRRSGYQITIAGVQHSPLNPAEIRLREVRLSRGSEPLLDAGTVTLRMGWYTLTHPRHWQQIRLQDGELRLPAVLQPQAQPPLQARQLLLQNMALSTPLDGRLLVAHPVSGGITPFIPGPGGWLGDDSRFELSAQSLTYGELELQRMLLRGRWQQGRLLLQDFGADMLQGQISGRGERSRDGHWSLRDLRLTRLRLQDNRLPQVLSRLWQRLPAITLHNLDLVDARFEGNDWSVNDLDLSAEDLQLGQGRLQSRDGLLSLNALDLVYRDVHLRDPVLKLTFTPDGITLDDVSTRFENGLLRTYGRWNAAQHSLQLDEVGISGIEYTLPDSWLHWLAQPLPSWLQQLNVLRLDVNNNLLVDIRPRFPFQFTALGASGSNLQLIRDQHWGLWQGSLRLNARDATVNKVDLRHLLLDLQAQDGQLTLHELSAFGGQGLWEGSGSLQQQGEWPFTLSLTGQQVALDSLQRWGWSALPLRGFGNIHLELASSARAPDQGLRPLSGQLTVSAEQAMLQNTAAAGLFAEAKAGDNPRRWLDLSQQEGQMTLLRNLQLRLRAAGGMVNIEQASAAGQLPFSLTGRYARTVSTPDAVQRTQLQLTLSNPSLCEHLTRYWQSNTPANAVADDSVAAPPLQSSVDVTPLPACGPQPAGNTK; encoded by the coding sequence ATGAAATTACTGAGCAAATTTCTGTGCACCCTTCTGATTTTGCTGGCTCTGGCGCTGGTTCTCGCCTATGCCTTGCTGCAAACGCCAACCGGTGCTGGCTGGCTCAGTGATCTGCTCTCGCGCCGCAGTGGGTACCAGATAACCATTGCCGGCGTACAACACAGTCCGCTTAATCCCGCCGAAATTCGCCTGCGTGAAGTACGCCTCAGCCGTGGAAGTGAACCGCTGCTGGATGCCGGAACGGTCACCCTGCGCATGGGTTGGTACACCCTGACCCATCCGCGCCACTGGCAACAAATTCGCCTGCAAGACGGTGAACTGCGCCTACCGGCGGTATTACAGCCGCAAGCCCAACCCCCATTGCAAGCGCGCCAACTGCTGCTGCAAAACATGGCGCTCAGTACGCCACTCGATGGCCGCTTACTGGTGGCGCATCCGGTCAGTGGCGGGATCACCCCGTTTATTCCCGGCCCCGGCGGCTGGCTCGGCGATGATTCACGCTTTGAACTCAGCGCCCAGAGCCTGACTTATGGCGAACTGGAATTGCAGCGGATGTTGCTGCGCGGCCGCTGGCAACAAGGCCGGTTACTGCTGCAAGATTTTGGTGCTGATATGCTGCAAGGCCAAATCAGTGGCCGCGGCGAGCGTAGCCGCGACGGCCACTGGAGTCTGCGCGATCTGCGTCTAACCCGTTTGCGCTTGCAAGATAACCGTCTGCCGCAAGTCCTCAGTCGTCTGTGGCAGCGTTTACCGGCCATCACCTTACACAATCTGGATCTGGTGGATGCGCGCTTTGAGGGCAATGATTGGTCGGTTAACGATCTGGACTTGAGCGCCGAAGACCTGCAACTCGGCCAAGGCCGCCTGCAATCCCGCGATGGCTTGCTCAGTCTGAATGCACTCGATCTGGTCTACCGCGATGTACACCTGCGCGATCCGGTACTCAAGCTGACCTTCACCCCTGATGGCATTACGCTGGATGATGTCAGCACCCGCTTTGAAAACGGACTGCTGCGCACCTACGGGCGTTGGAATGCCGCCCAACACAGCCTGCAGCTGGATGAAGTGGGGATCAGCGGTATTGAGTACACCCTGCCTGATAGCTGGCTGCACTGGCTCGCCCAACCGCTACCGAGCTGGCTGCAACAGCTGAATGTGCTGCGCCTCGATGTAAATAACAACTTACTGGTGGATATCCGTCCGCGTTTTCCTTTCCAGTTCACCGCGCTGGGTGCCAGTGGCAGTAACCTGCAACTGATCCGTGACCAGCACTGGGGGCTGTGGCAAGGCAGTCTACGTCTGAATGCTCGCGATGCCACCGTCAACAAAGTGGACTTACGCCACCTGCTGTTAGACCTGCAGGCACAAGACGGTCAGTTGACCTTGCATGAGCTGAGCGCCTTTGGTGGACAAGGATTGTGGGAAGGGAGTGGCAGCTTGCAGCAACAAGGGGAGTGGCCGTTCACCTTAAGCCTCACCGGCCAGCAAGTGGCCTTAGATAGCCTGCAACGCTGGGGTTGGTCAGCGCTGCCATTACGTGGCTTTGGTAATATTCATCTGGAACTGGCCAGCAGCGCACGCGCCCCAGATCAAGGGCTACGCCCACTCAGTGGACAACTGACCGTCAGCGCCGAGCAAGCGATGCTGCAAAATACGGCGGCCGCCGGCCTGTTTGCCGAAGCCAAAGCCGGTGACAACCCACGGCGTTGGTTGGATCTGAGCCAGCAAGAAGGGCAAATGACCTTGCTGCGTAATCTGCAACTGCGCCTGCGCGCCGCTGGCGGGATGGTGAACATTGAACAAGCCAGCGCCGCCGGTCAGCTTCCCTTTAGCCTCACCGGTCGCTATGCACGCACCGTCAGCACGCCAGATGCCGTCCAGCGCACCCAGTTGCAGCTGACGCTCTCCAATCCCAGCTTGTGTGAGCACCTCACGCGCTACTGGCAATCCAACACGCCAGCAAATGCTGTCGCCGACGATTCCGTAGCAGCCCCGCCGCTTCAAAGCAGCGTCGACGTCACGCCGTTACCGGCATGTGGCCCACAACCGGCCGGTAATACCAAATAA